Proteins from a single region of Amorphus orientalis:
- a CDS encoding transporter substrate-binding domain-containing protein, with the protein MEEEAKSNAPWRVGVLFSQSGVTAAIERTQLNATLLAIDEINSAGGVAGRPIEAVAHDPQSNPKKFRELGERLMEDSRVRVVFGCYMSSTRKALLPVLEARDGLLFYPTLYEGFEYSSHCIYTGAAPNQNSLPLLKYLLDTYGDRFLFVGSNYVFPYESNRVMADLIASAKGNVLNEIYIPLEPKAEDFDKVIREIRKHGPDVIFSTVVGAGTPMLYRAYREAGFDPAKMPIASLTTSEAEVALMEPEDAAGHITAAPFFDSLNTSSARSFVSAFRLKYGQDAPIPAGAEAAYFQVHLFAEALRSAGSDAPDALVRALKGLEHDAPQGRVRIDSDNNHTYLWPKIGRITENRGFEVVWSPRIRVKPDPYFLSPSIDDWSHLPFEGRRA; encoded by the coding sequence GTGGAAGAAGAGGCGAAATCGAACGCCCCATGGCGCGTCGGCGTCCTGTTCTCTCAGAGCGGCGTGACTGCTGCGATCGAACGCACCCAGTTGAACGCGACGCTCCTGGCGATCGACGAGATCAATTCAGCCGGTGGTGTGGCCGGCCGGCCGATCGAGGCCGTGGCTCATGATCCACAGTCAAATCCCAAAAAATTCCGTGAGCTGGGCGAGAGGCTTATGGAGGATTCACGGGTCCGGGTGGTCTTCGGCTGCTATATGTCGAGCACCCGCAAAGCTCTGCTTCCCGTGCTTGAGGCCCGTGACGGATTGCTCTTCTATCCGACGCTCTACGAAGGGTTCGAGTACTCGTCCCACTGTATCTATACAGGGGCTGCGCCCAATCAGAATTCATTGCCCCTTCTGAAGTATTTGCTTGATACTTATGGTGATCGTTTTCTGTTTGTCGGCTCAAACTATGTTTTCCCGTACGAGTCGAACCGCGTGATGGCGGACCTCATCGCGAGCGCGAAGGGCAATGTGCTGAACGAGATCTACATTCCGCTGGAGCCGAAGGCGGAGGACTTTGACAAGGTGATCCGGGAGATCCGCAAGCACGGGCCCGATGTGATCTTCTCGACCGTGGTGGGGGCCGGTACGCCGATGCTGTACCGGGCCTATCGGGAGGCGGGTTTCGATCCTGCGAAGATGCCGATCGCGAGCCTCACCACCAGCGAAGCGGAAGTTGCCCTGATGGAGCCGGAGGATGCGGCCGGTCACATAACGGCCGCTCCGTTCTTCGACAGCCTGAACACATCCTCGGCCCGGTCCTTTGTTTCCGCCTTCCGACTGAAGTACGGGCAGGACGCGCCGATCCCGGCCGGAGCGGAGGCGGCCTATTTTCAGGTGCATCTGTTCGCCGAGGCGCTTCGCTCGGCAGGGAGCGATGCGCCGGACGCGCTGGTGCGGGCGCTGAAGGGTCTGGAGCACGACGCCCCCCAGGGCCGCGTCCGGATCGATTCCGACAACAACCACACATATCTCTGGCCGAAGATCGGGCGCATTACGGAGAACCGCGGGTTCGAAGTGGTCTGGTCCCCGAGGATCCGGGTCAAGCCGGATCCCTATTTCCTGTCGCCGAGCATCGATGACTGGTCGCATCTGCCTTTCGAAGGCAGGCGCGCCTGA
- a CDS encoding ANTAR domain-containing response regulator: MAIEVLRDLRGLRVQVIHPPDAEGQGLVEQFHRIGCLTETQWPVPDDFSPTADVAVLAIEYEARDQIRKLTKHRGGQIQPTIIAIVGYEDPSTLQIVLESGALAIVERPIRPFGLLSNLTVARSLWLQRMEAEKRARKLERRLSGMQQVQKAKSILMNSQGITEDEAYGMLRKQAMAKRMAMEDLAAAIINANDVLGGVNGLDKPARSKTRLRPAEDDA; encoded by the coding sequence GTGGCGATCGAGGTACTCCGCGATCTGCGCGGCCTGCGGGTGCAGGTCATTCATCCGCCTGACGCGGAGGGGCAGGGCCTTGTCGAACAGTTTCACCGGATCGGGTGTCTGACCGAAACTCAATGGCCCGTTCCGGACGATTTTTCGCCGACGGCGGACGTCGCCGTGCTGGCGATCGAGTACGAGGCACGGGATCAGATCCGGAAACTGACGAAGCACCGCGGCGGGCAGATCCAGCCGACCATCATCGCCATCGTCGGTTACGAGGATCCAAGCACGCTCCAGATCGTGCTGGAAAGCGGAGCGCTGGCCATCGTGGAGCGTCCGATCCGGCCGTTCGGTCTCTTGTCGAACCTCACCGTGGCGCGAAGCCTCTGGCTGCAGCGCATGGAGGCTGAAAAGCGCGCCCGCAAGCTGGAGCGCAGGCTCTCCGGCATGCAGCAGGTCCAGAAGGCCAAGTCGATCCTGATGAACAGCCAGGGCATCACCGAAGACGAGGCTTACGGCATGCTCCGCAAGCAGGCCATGGCCAAGCGGATGGCGATGGAGGATCTGGCGGCTGCGATCATCAATGCGAACGACGTGCTCGGCGGTGTGAATGGGCTGGACAAGCCCGCTCGATCGAAAACCCGCTTGCGTCCCGCGGAGGACGATGCTTAA
- a CDS encoding ABC transporter substrate-binding protein — protein sequence MSDRKDPKASAGNDWDDDYFASDFTRRQTLDMFAAGGLMAMLGPLIGSMSSPAFAAADDEVVRIGYLPITDATALLVAHGMGYFEEEGLKAERPTLIRGWSPLVEGFVAGKFNLVHFLKPIPVWMRYNNNIPVKLMAWAHTNGSGLVVGGHTDITDFSQLGGKQVAVPFWYSMHNIVLQYALRQSGVVPVIKAQGEPLADNECNLQILAPPEMPAALASRKIDAYIVAEPFNALGELKAGARMLRFTGDIWKNHPCCVICMHEQVTTEKQEWTQKVMNAVVRAQIYASQNKKEAARLMSKDGEGYLPMPAAVVERAMTLYADDEEYLETGAIQHAAEWGNGRIDFQPWPYPSATKLIVEEMNQTLVGGDTTFLQGLDPEFVAQDLVNYDYVKAALEKYPDWKNDPSVNPSDPFNRQEVLEL from the coding sequence ATGTCCGACCGCAAAGATCCGAAAGCCAGTGCCGGCAACGACTGGGACGACGATTACTTTGCCAGCGATTTCACCCGCCGGCAGACGCTCGACATGTTCGCCGCCGGCGGCCTAATGGCCATGCTGGGCCCGTTGATCGGCTCCATGAGCAGCCCCGCTTTCGCCGCCGCGGACGACGAGGTGGTCCGCATCGGATACCTGCCGATCACCGATGCGACCGCCCTGCTCGTCGCCCACGGCATGGGCTATTTCGAGGAGGAAGGCCTGAAGGCAGAACGGCCGACGCTGATCCGGGGCTGGTCGCCTCTGGTGGAGGGCTTCGTCGCCGGCAAGTTCAACCTGGTGCACTTCCTGAAGCCCATCCCGGTGTGGATGCGCTACAACAACAACATCCCGGTCAAGCTGATGGCCTGGGCCCACACCAACGGGTCCGGCCTCGTGGTCGGCGGTCACACCGACATCACCGATTTCAGCCAGCTCGGCGGCAAGCAGGTCGCGGTGCCGTTCTGGTACTCGATGCACAACATCGTGCTGCAATACGCGCTGCGCCAGTCGGGGGTGGTACCGGTCATCAAGGCCCAGGGCGAGCCGCTCGCCGACAACGAGTGCAACCTGCAGATCCTGGCACCGCCCGAGATGCCGGCCGCGCTCGCCTCCCGGAAGATCGACGCCTACATCGTCGCCGAACCCTTCAATGCGCTCGGAGAACTCAAAGCCGGTGCACGCATGCTCCGCTTCACCGGCGACATCTGGAAGAACCATCCGTGCTGCGTGATCTGCATGCACGAGCAGGTCACCACCGAAAAGCAGGAATGGACCCAGAAGGTCATGAACGCGGTGGTGCGGGCCCAGATCTACGCTTCCCAGAACAAGAAGGAAGCGGCCCGGCTCATGTCGAAGGACGGCGAAGGCTATCTGCCGATGCCGGCCGCCGTCGTCGAACGCGCCATGACGCTTTACGCCGACGACGAGGAATATCTGGAGACCGGGGCGATCCAGCACGCTGCCGAGTGGGGCAACGGCCGCATCGACTTCCAGCCCTGGCCGTATCCCTCCGCCACGAAACTGATCGTGGAGGAGATGAACCAGACCCTGGTCGGGGGTGACACCACCTTCCTGCAGGGGCTCGACCCCGAGTTCGTCGCCCAGGATCTGGTCAACTACGACTACGTGAAGGCAGCTCTGGAGAAGTACCCGGACTGGAAGAACGACCCGTCGGTCAACCCGAGCGATCCGTTCAACCGGCAGGAGGTGCTGGAGCTGTGA
- a CDS encoding TetR/AcrR family transcriptional regulator, with translation MTEKHGFEPTFGDSPRDKLLEAASVLFCRDGISATGVDKVVELAGTAKTTLYKCFGSKEGLVEAVLEAEGHAWRTWFLSEVHRARGGPRKKLQRIFKVLETWFSAHRFYGCPFINAVGESSKADDRMRELAIAHKTVILAEIESLSREAGASDPKRLTHQAAMLIDGAIVTAMITKDAKVARIAGQAFGTILDDALGNEAKEAA, from the coding sequence ATGACCGAGAAGCACGGCTTCGAGCCGACCTTCGGCGATTCACCGCGCGACAAGCTGCTGGAAGCGGCTTCGGTTCTGTTCTGCCGCGACGGCATCAGCGCCACCGGGGTCGACAAGGTGGTCGAACTCGCCGGCACTGCCAAAACGACGCTTTACAAGTGCTTCGGCTCCAAGGAGGGACTGGTCGAGGCGGTGCTGGAGGCGGAGGGGCACGCCTGGCGCACATGGTTCCTGAGCGAGGTGCACCGCGCCCGTGGCGGGCCGCGCAAGAAGCTACAGCGCATCTTCAAGGTCCTGGAGACCTGGTTCAGCGCCCACCGCTTCTATGGCTGTCCGTTCATCAATGCCGTGGGCGAGTCCTCGAAGGCCGACGACCGGATGCGCGAGCTGGCGATTGCCCACAAGACGGTGATCCTGGCCGAGATCGAGAGCCTGTCCAGGGAGGCGGGCGCTTCCGATCCGAAACGGCTCACCCACCAGGCCGCCATGCTGATCGATGGGGCCATCGTGACCGCCATGATCACCAAGGATGCCAAGGTAGCCAGGATCGCAGGCCAGGCGTTCGGCACCATTCTTGACGACGCGCTCGGCAATGAAGCCAAGGAAGCCGCCTGA
- a CDS encoding transporter substrate-binding domain-containing protein yields the protein MSFNRRSFLKSSALAAGALATPGIFHRAAMAADEIEVGVLFSQTGGLSIIEKSLSDATLMAIDEINSAGGVLGKQIKPLVEDGASDPKTFNEKASKLIIRDRVPTVFGCYTSASRKAVLPVFEKRRNLLFYPTYYEGFECSKNVVYTGAVPNQQLSNFIPWIINTLGKKKFFIVGSNYIYPREMAKVSKILIEQNGGEWIADEYLELGHSEWGAMVNKIKSSGCDVVLSNVVGDSVVAFYREYKNQGISQADLPICATVTSEVEIAAMGAEYAAGSYTSFPYFQAIDTPANHAFVERYRKFVNDPKAVTHHAMASSYFQVFLWKQAVEKAGEATPEAIVANVGGQSFDAPDGKVTVEAANLHTAMTPRIAQWKADGQGEIVEAYDHPVFPLPYVAYGETQDNLFCTAQGLDTSKLNQ from the coding sequence ATGTCGTTTAATCGCCGTTCGTTCTTGAAGAGCAGCGCGCTCGCCGCCGGTGCGCTCGCGACCCCGGGCATTTTCCATCGTGCCGCAATGGCCGCCGATGAAATCGAGGTCGGCGTTCTCTTCTCTCAAACCGGGGGCTTGTCGATCATCGAGAAGTCCTTGTCCGATGCCACGCTGATGGCGATCGACGAGATCAACTCGGCCGGCGGCGTGCTCGGGAAGCAGATCAAGCCGCTCGTGGAGGACGGGGCGTCCGATCCCAAGACCTTCAACGAGAAGGCGTCGAAGCTGATCATCCGCGATCGGGTGCCGACCGTATTCGGCTGCTACACGTCCGCCAGCCGCAAGGCGGTGCTGCCCGTGTTCGAAAAGCGCCGGAACCTGCTCTTCTATCCGACCTACTACGAAGGGTTCGAGTGCTCCAAGAACGTGGTCTACACGGGCGCCGTTCCGAACCAGCAGCTCTCGAATTTCATCCCCTGGATCATCAACACGCTCGGCAAGAAGAAGTTCTTCATCGTCGGCTCGAACTACATCTATCCGCGCGAGATGGCGAAGGTGTCCAAAATCCTCATCGAGCAGAACGGCGGGGAGTGGATCGCCGACGAGTATCTGGAACTCGGCCACTCCGAATGGGGGGCGATGGTCAACAAGATCAAGTCGTCGGGCTGCGATGTGGTGCTGTCGAACGTCGTCGGTGATTCCGTTGTCGCCTTCTACCGCGAGTACAAGAACCAGGGTATCAGCCAGGCGGACCTGCCGATCTGCGCGACGGTGACGTCGGAGGTCGAGATCGCAGCCATGGGCGCCGAATACGCAGCCGGCAGCTACACGTCGTTCCCCTATTTCCAGGCGATCGATACGCCAGCCAACCATGCCTTCGTCGAGCGCTACAGGAAATTCGTCAACGATCCGAAGGCCGTGACCCATCACGCGATGGCCTCGTCCTACTTCCAGGTCTTCCTGTGGAAGCAGGCGGTGGAGAAGGCCGGAGAGGCGACCCCGGAGGCGATCGTCGCCAACGTCGGCGGCCAGTCGTTCGATGCGCCCGACGGCAAGGTCACGGTGGAGGCGGCAAACCTGCACACCGCCATGACGCCGCGTATTGCCCAATGGAAGGCGGACGGACAGGGCGAGATCGTGGAAGCCTACGATCACCCGGTCTTCCCGCTGCCCTACGTGGCCTACGGCGAGACCCAGGACAATCTGTTCTGTACGGCCCAGGGCCTCGATACGAGCAAGCTCAACCAGTAG
- a CDS encoding ABC transporter ATP-binding protein: MAFRGAHIQVDHVSHAYRRGGALAIRDIEFQVSPGEALVLVGRSGCGKSTLLQILCGLLNPARGRVLIDGHVIDAPSPDWVMMFQAPSLYPWMTVEQNVALGLRFSGRSREIATRVPEMLELVELSAFAKRNVQDLSGGQQQRVALARSLAPNPHVLLLDEPLSALDAFTRHALQRDIRRIAAEMGITLVLVSHDIQEAVMMADRALVLSANPGEIFAEIEIPIPGERLPNTPEFTAARQDLVRAYEAAAGLAMADVDRLDGAPETASAIPSTDKNQPSKTASASAGR, from the coding sequence ATGGCTTTTCGCGGCGCACATATCCAGGTCGACCACGTCAGCCACGCCTATCGGCGCGGTGGCGCCCTCGCCATCCGCGACATCGAATTTCAGGTCTCTCCCGGCGAGGCGCTCGTCCTCGTCGGCCGCTCCGGCTGCGGAAAATCGACCCTGCTTCAGATTCTGTGCGGCCTTCTCAATCCCGCCCGGGGCCGTGTCCTGATCGACGGCCATGTGATCGACGCGCCGTCGCCCGACTGGGTGATGATGTTTCAGGCGCCGAGCCTCTATCCCTGGATGACGGTGGAACAGAACGTGGCGCTCGGCCTGCGGTTTTCCGGCCGATCGCGCGAGATCGCGACCCGCGTCCCGGAAATGCTGGAGCTGGTGGAGCTTTCCGCCTTCGCCAAGCGTAACGTGCAGGATCTCTCCGGCGGCCAGCAGCAGCGCGTCGCGCTCGCCCGCTCCCTGGCGCCCAATCCGCACGTGCTGCTGCTCGACGAGCCGCTGTCCGCCCTCGATGCCTTCACCCGACATGCCCTGCAGCGCGACATCCGCCGGATCGCCGCGGAGATGGGCATCACCCTGGTTCTGGTGAGCCACGACATCCAGGAAGCCGTGATGATGGCCGACAGGGCGCTCGTGCTGAGCGCCAACCCGGGCGAGATCTTCGCGGAGATCGAGATCCCGATCCCCGGCGAGCGGCTCCCGAACACGCCGGAATTCACCGCCGCCCGGCAGGATCTGGTCCGTGCCTATGAGGCGGCCGCCGGCCTGGCGATGGCCGACGTCGACCGTCTCGATGGGGCGCCCGAAACCGCGTCGGCCATTCCGTCCACAGACAAGAACCAGCCTTCCAAGACCGCCTCGGCCTCCGCCGGGCGCTGA